From Salarias fasciatus chromosome 12, fSalaFa1.1, whole genome shotgun sequence, the proteins below share one genomic window:
- the bri3bp gene encoding BRI3-binding protein produces MKAIGVFVFFLVLSASSLDKAETARSRTSNQNSFRRAANGFYQTLSSVFGEDNIRGLYKFFSKATERFVHGVDSFLDTIWKIWSDLLDVMGIDSSNLSHYFSPTSLTNSPARALLLVAAVLLAYWFLSMFLGGFFYLLHAVFGRFFWLARVTLFALSCLYILQKFEGDPERAVLPLCFIMAVYFMTGPVGTYWRRGGGAGSLEEKIDHLDTQIRLLNIRLSRVIDSLEHGGEQ; encoded by the exons ATGAAAGCAATCGGGGTTTTCGTGTTTTTCTTGGTGCTTTCCGCGTCCTCGCTGGACAAGGCGGAGAcggccaggagcaggaccagcaaCCAGAACAGCTTCCGACGGGCAGCTAATGGCTTCTACCAGACCCTGAGCAGCGTCTTCGGAGAGGACAACATCAGAGGGTTATACAAG TTTTTTTCCAAAGCCACTGAGCGATTCGTCCATGGCGTGGACTCCTTCCTGGACACCATCTGGAAGATCTGGTCAGATCTGCTGGATGTGATGGGCATTGATT CGTCAAACCTCAGCCATTACTTCAGCCCCACATCCCTCACCAACTCCCCCGCCCGCGCCCTGCTCCTGGTGGCAGCGGTGCTCCTGGCCTACTGGTTCCTCTCCATGTTCCTGGGCGGCTTCTTTTACCTCCTGCACGCCGTGTTTGGCCGCTTTTTCTGGCTGGCCCGCGTCACCCTCTTTGCCCTGTCCTGCCTGTACATCCTGCAGAAGTTCGAGGGCGACCCCGAGCGCGCCGTGCTGCCGCTGTGCTTCATCATGGCCGTGTACTTCATGACGGGGCCCGTCGGGACGTACTGGCGccgcgggggcggggccggttcgctggaggagaagatcgaCCACCTGGACACTCAGATCAGGCTGCTCAACATCAGGCTGAGTCGCGTCATAGACAGCCTCGAACATGGCGGCGAGCAGTAA